The following proteins are co-located in the Dromiciops gliroides isolate mDroGli1 chromosome 2, mDroGli1.pri, whole genome shotgun sequence genome:
- the PPP1R3C gene encoding protein phosphatase 1 regulatory subunit 3C — MSCTRMIQVLDPRPLTSSVMPVDMAMRICLAHSPPLKSFLGPYDEFQRRNFINRLKPLKPCLNIKHEAKTQNDWKHSPGRSKKRVVFADSKGLSLTAIHVFSDFQEEPVWDLQFDLLDLGDITTGLKLHEERNLILDFPQPSIDYLSFRNHLQKNLVCLENCSLQEKALTGTVKVKNVSFEKKVQVRITFDTWKTYTDVDCVYMKNVYGGSDTDTFSFSIDLPLVIPTQEKIEFCISYNSGGHVFWDNNEGQNYRIIHAQWKPDGVQTQAASPGRTFRQTPNKTELDSPLFGSPRLASELFPDWQSWGRMENLASYR, encoded by the exons ATGAGTTGCACCAG aatGATTCAGGTTTTAGATCCCAGGCCTCTGACGAGTTCAGTCATGCCAGTGGACATGGCCATGAGAATCTGCCTCGCTCATTCACCACCTCTGAAGAGTTTCCTGGGCCCTTATGATGAATTTCAGCGCAGAAATTTCATAAACCGGTTAAAGCCTCTTAAACCATGTCTCAACATCAAGCATGAAGCAAAAACACAAAATGACTGGAAGCACTCACCCGGCCGCTCTAAGAAGAGAGTCGTGTTTGCGGATTCCAAGGGCTTGTCTCTCACTGCCATCCACGTCTTCTCGGATTTCCAGGAGGAGCCTGTGTGGGATCTTCAGTTTGACCTGTTGGATCTAGGAGACATCACAACCGGCCTCAAGCTTCATGAAGAGAGAAACTTGATCTTGGATTTTCCTCAACCATCAATTGACTATTTAAGTTTCCGGAACCACCTTCAGAAGAACTTGGTCTGCCTGGAGAATTGTTCTCTGCAAGAGAAAGCTTTGACAGGAACAGTGAAAGTAAAAAACGTGAGTTTTGAGAAGAAGGTCCAGGTCCGTATCACCTTTGACACATGGAAGACCTATACTGATGTGGACTGTGTCTATATGAAAAATGTCTATGGGGGCTCCGATACTgatacattttccttttccattgacTTGCCTCTTGTCATTCCAACTCAGGAGAAAATTGAGTTCTGCATTTCCTATAACAGTGGCGGACATGTATTCTGGGATAACAATGAGGGtcagaattacagaattatcCATGCGCAGTGGAAACCAGATGGGGTGCAGACCCAGGCGGCCTCACCAGGCCGAACATTCCGCCAGACACCGAATAAAACCGAACTCGATTCACCACTCTTTGGGAGCCCAAGGCTAGCTAGTGAGCTCTTTCCTGACTGGCAGAGCTGGGGGAGAATGGAAAACTTGGCCTCATATAGATGA